A genome region from Bradyrhizobium sp. WSM1417 includes the following:
- a CDS encoding VOC family protein yields the protein MPRMIFLNLPVTDLKRATAFYEAVGATRNPQFSDDTASCMVFSETIYAMLTTHEKFRQFTPKPISDAKTSNQALFCLSADSRTEVDEIVSRAEAAGGVADPSPKDEYSFMYGRSFEDPDGHMWGVNWMDMAAFAAQSDVANA from the coding sequence ATGCCCAGGATGATTTTCCTCAATCTGCCCGTGACCGACCTCAAGCGCGCCACTGCCTTTTACGAGGCGGTCGGTGCGACCAGGAACCCGCAATTCAGCGACGACACCGCGAGCTGCATGGTCTTTTCCGAGACCATCTACGCGATGCTGACGACCCACGAGAAATTCCGTCAGTTCACGCCGAAGCCGATCTCGGACGCAAAGACCTCAAACCAGGCGCTGTTCTGCCTGTCCGCGGACAGCCGGACCGAGGTCGACGAAATCGTCAGCAGGGCCGAGGCTGCAGGCGGGGTCGCCGATCCCAGCCCGAAGGACGAATACAGCTTCATGTACGGCCGCAGCTTCGAGGATCCGGACGGCCACATGTGGGGCGTGAACTGGATGGATATGGCAGCCTTCGCGGCGCAGTCCGATGTGGCGAACGCCTGA
- a CDS encoding VOC family protein, whose product MSKLVPCMWFKGDAEEAAKFYVSLVPNSEITHVQRNVSDGPSGKEGSVLVVEFTVAGQPLVALNGGMKMEYTHAISLMIHCDDQAQVDSVWNAFLAHGGKEEQCGWLRDRWGVAWQVVPKVMFEFLSSPDKAAAARAMQAMMTMVKLDVETLRRAFEGKSAA is encoded by the coding sequence ATGTCCAAGCTCGTGCCCTGCATGTGGTTCAAAGGCGATGCCGAGGAAGCCGCGAAATTCTACGTCTCGCTCGTGCCGAATTCGGAGATCACGCACGTTCAGCGCAACGTTTCAGATGGGCCGTCCGGCAAGGAAGGCTCCGTACTCGTCGTCGAATTCACGGTGGCGGGACAGCCCTTGGTCGCGCTCAACGGCGGCATGAAAATGGAATACACCCACGCGATCTCGCTGATGATCCATTGCGACGATCAGGCCCAGGTCGACAGCGTCTGGAATGCGTTCCTGGCCCATGGCGGCAAGGAAGAGCAGTGCGGCTGGCTCAGGGATCGCTGGGGCGTGGCCTGGCAGGTCGTGCCGAAGGTGATGTTCGAATTCCTCTCGAGCCCCGACAAGGCGGCTGCCGCACGCGCGATGCAGGCCATGATGACGATGGTCAAGCTGGACGTGGAAACCTTGCGCCGCGCGTTCGAGGGCAAGTCGGCGGCGTGA